The following nucleotide sequence is from Pleurodeles waltl isolate 20211129_DDA chromosome 8, aPleWal1.hap1.20221129, whole genome shotgun sequence.
AACACATTTATTCTGGGCTCAGTTTCAACAACGGTTCTTTATTAAACTGTGCCCAGGAAGAAAACCAGTCTTTATCATGTTTAATTTACAGCACTGCTaacacgtttttatttattttcttctttccttccttctttgtttctttctttccttctttttactttattttttctttctttacttcccaattttatttcttctttcttgctttccttatttctttccttaattttttttgctttctttcctttATTTCCCTCCTCTTTTCTTCATTCTTTCTGTTGCACTAtccttttttcttacttttttcttttttaccttcaaTCCTTCTTTCTATTCGTTTGTCTTTCTTTCCTacattcctgctttctttcttcctgtctttctaactttctgtctttcttttcttctaatgccctttctttcttgccttctttctttcttttctttctctttgtttgttTCTTGTGTTCCTTTGTTTTTCTTTCGTTCATATgttctttcttttgtcttttctttctttgttttcttccttcttttctgtactctttctttctttgttcgttctttccttcctttctttgccctttctttcttttttctatctttcctttttttctcttttctccctttctttgttctatatctttctttccttctctcttttcttccatccttctttttgtctttttttcctacctttcttttttctttgttggcttctttctttcattcctctATTAGCTTTCCTTATTTCTTTCCATTTttattgctttctttttctttcttacattccatccttctttttgtctttcaatctttctttcctttctttttactttcttgcctccctttcttttttgctttgtttctttccttcttttctttgtttctttccttccTACTTCCTCTCTTTGcttcttccttttttatttctttgtttctttcctttgttttctttccttccatccttctttccacCTTTCTTCCCATCTGTCCTTTTGTCAactacctttgttttttcttttttccttcttttctcttttttccttcttttttctttgctttcttgatttatttcctttcttgctttcttttttccttgctttcttgctttcttttttccttgctttcttcttttatttttcctttctttgttcTTCTCATCCTTCCTTTGCTTTTCTTTTCAatcttgttttctttattattttctttcgctcttgctttctttttttctcaaTGACAAGAGTCTGGCAGCTAATGGCACAATGATTGGTTGtctttaggtctgtgttagccaagaccttttgatgttACTAAAATTGTCTGTATGACATAGTTACTTATAGGAGTTTTCATTTacacttcatccatttgtctgtggttgtgtcattctcatttttctcttacctactccagcatgcatcaaggggcaatgtgtCACCCCACTTCAGCCATCGGCTGACTTCAATGTGTGTTCTGGCATGCTGCCCCTTCGGACCACATCCACACAGTTTCTTGCAGTATCATGGAGTACTATGCTACTGCGTGCTTTTTTGAGACCAGAAAACATTTTTGGCttcagtcaatgtttttttttttttaagtgacaaacACCCGTCAGCTTCCTAAAcagtaaaggcccatatttatcctttttttgtgccgcatttgtctcatttttttacgcaaaagcggcacaaacctacaaaatataattatattttgtacatttgcgtaacttttgcgtcaaaaaatgacacaaatgcagcacaaaaaaagtataaatatgggcccaggttttgCATAACCCATGGCAAAGCAATACATGAATTGCCCAAATGCTGGTGGACGAAGCCAGatatgttggctttgccaatgcttgtttatttgttaTCTATGAGATTGTTAAAGATAGCAGAAGatgtctctaggccagacctaaaaggaGTTCTCGTTCTAGTTAAAAGGAGGGATGGATAATGTACCTTGAAAGGATTACAGGGAAGACAAGACTGGGAGTGTCAAAGAAGGTTTATCCTTTCCTACTTTATCCAGTGCCAGTGTTTCTTATTTTACTTGTCCTCGCCGATAAACAATGATGCTCTGATAGGAAAGGTTGCCATCTTCACCGCAGGCACATGCAGACCTGAACACATTGGTACGTTTCCATAGTTACACTTTATTCTTCTCTGATAGGTCCCCGGCCGCTATTAGTGACGTGGATTTTTTTGCTGAAGCATCTTCTTAGAAGTCGTTGACGCAGCTGTGTTTCCTTCTAGTGCTGCAGGTGCCTTCGAATTGCTCAAAACTAAATTACCTGTAATAGTTTCCCGGTTTCTGGGAACGCTTCGCCTCTGATGACCTCGTTAGTGGAAGCTTTGAAGACCTGTTGAAACTTGTACCTCTCTCAGCATGCATTGTTGTCATTCCGGCGGCTTTAATTGGCGTTACTCCCATAAATATGCAAGGGTTTTCTGGGTCTGGAAGGAGGGTGCTTGAGGCTTCCTTGAATACGTGCGCCCTTCATCCAAGAAGGCGGCAGACCTATGACCCCGGGCGCTGGTGCATCCCGGAAGCTGATCGAAGGTCACGTTCTTAGGATACACAATGGAGGTCATGGCAAGCCTCCTTCTGCTTTCCAGATCGAACTTGCTGGTTAGTTTCCATGGGACTTTCTTGGCCCTTGGAGTCCTGTCTAACAGCAGCGCCTTCTTCATCATGGCCTACTACTCTGGAAGGAGCTGGGCGGCGAAGGAAGTCATTGTGGCCAATCTCTTCCTTTCCAATGGGCTCTTCAGCGTCTGCTACAACAGTGTCGCCATCCTCAATGAGTTCTTTCCAACGTGCCAGATGGGCGTGGTCCCCTGCAGGCTGCTGGTGCTCGCGTACATCGAGCCATCCGTCGTGAGTGTCTGGGTGACCTCCATGCTTTCTGTCTTCTGGTGGCTCAAAATCCACCCAGTCAGCTTCTTCACACGGCTGCCCATGAAGGCAGCTTGGGTCGCCCCAGCAGTCATGATTACtacttgggtgctgtggtatgtggtTTTGCTGCCCCTGCTTTTCTTTGAAGCCAGGCCAGCGTTGAACGTGTCCATCAGTAGTCAGTGTCTGTGTCTATCCCCTTCCACCGCCGGTCAGTTTACATACCAATACATTGCGGTCACTGTGGGTGTGATAGTGCCCATTGTGGTCCTCGTCCTTGCCAATGCTTGCATCATCCGTGCCATCATCCGGCACCGCAACAGTATTCACGGACAAAGAACTCTGCAAGGGAGCAGGGCACACATGCATGTCCAAGCGGCCAAGAATGTGCTGGCCTTGACGGTCTGCTTTGTGATCTGCTGGAGCCTGCATTTCAGCACCTATGCAACGGAGATCACCTCCTACCTATTGATAGTTATGCTGAGAAGTAGCACCACCAACCTCTACTCTATCTTCAGCCCACTCATCATTTGCTGGGGCAACAGACACTTTCGGGACGCTTGCTGGAACCTGTGGGTAAGACTGCGTGGCAATGAAGTGACCTCCCTACCGGACAATCCCTGAGGAGCTATGAGCAGTGTGAACCAGAGGACCCAGGCATGGGTTCCTGTCTCTCAGATAAAGCTAAAAAGCACTGAGCATTGGCAGAAAGATGCTGTCCAAACGAGATTCATCTTAGCGAGATCAGGGATGCCCTGAAGAAGCACTGCTACTTGGGGGGTCGAAACTCATTCTGGCACTGATACTCAGAAACACAGACAATTCATTATCTTTCCATATCCACTGATTTATTTCACAACCTTCATAATAAAGTGCTGAATGCTCGAATGTTTTAGGGAATTTGTGCAATGTTGTCAGCAATTCTATAGGGCCTGTCTCCCAGGGGCTCAGTCCCCTCATGCTTTCAGTGTGTGCTCATTCCACACAGTAGTTGTGGGGCTTCTCCCTGACCAGTCTGGgtggcctgctgtgtttgggttgttTGGAGATGAGACTGTTGGATGCGTGAGAGGTGGTCTAgtaagtgtatgagtgtgtgttccaTAGGACATGTTTGGTCTGCACCATGAGGTTAGATGTTGGCCATTGTCCACATGTATCCAAGTTCTGTTGGGTGTTTCTGCTTATTGCCTACCTGCAGAGCTGTGTTGACCTGCATGTGTAGTATATTTAGCTAGCATCTCCCGATGGTTCCCTGGGGTCAGTTTTGTGTGTGAGGAGTGCTGATGGCTTGGTAAAACGGGACCCACTACAGGTTTTGGCTCCACACTGTGCATCTTGAGGTGAGCTGGGATCCGACTAGTATGTTCGGTTGGTTACATTACTTAAAGAAAAGTTGCTCGGCCAATAATAGCAGCAGGGCGGAGTGACGTCATGCATGCACGCTGTTTTCCGCTGCATTGTTTTATTTCTGTAAATTGGTGTTTTCAGATCGAAGGTGCAGTTTTAAGTGAACTAGTGCAGTATAAGGAATCGGAATGGAAAAGGAGTCCAGTTTGTGTTCAGAAGGGGACAGGAGGTTGCTCTTGGGCTCTGTGGTCTGGGAGCACTGAGGATTCTTCAGGGACATCTTAATGATTtcggggggccctgggccaaatgtatttcgAGGACCCTTGTTCAGAGAAACTTTGAATTACGATCAAatctcagctctttcatgccccctttgggcaggccaCTGACAGTGAATGCACAGGGACACTCGTTCCCATTCTAACTGTGTGACATCTCAAATTCAGGGATACTgacatgttttcaatattgtaacccaGCAGAATCTCACCAATGCGATTACAAATAAActctgtgaccccccctcccatttctcatatgtgaggtcttgttttgatctaaaagaacctTTTTTTCTGAACGTTGCAAGAAACATAAGCACATGTGTCTGTAAAATGCCTGTAATAGACTCtgacacccacattaaaaataaataaaggataacacaatctgtttaagaattattcatggTCATCAGAGCAAGAGACTGCAgagcagagctggctctatcaggggggcTAAAAGGCTggcgccctgggccagagcccactttgcccgtgCCTTGAAAGGTCTCTCGGTTTCTTGGCGGTGTTTGAATGTTTGATGCCTCGTTCTTAGAGAAGGTGGTGTCACAGCAGCTCCTCGTTCTGTGCTGTGTTCTGTATATAGACTGTTGCAAAGGTTATTCCACTGCAACTCAAGTAAgttttattttttgaaagaaaaaaaaaagttgcactAGTCATGATCTTCAAAAAGGGTACATTTTCAAACAGTAGGTTTTGCGGTGGAAAAGATACACAAAAAGTTCTTTTGacaggaagattttttttcagaGCCAGTTAAATACTGAAAAAAATCTCTTGCAGAATcttttttcaacacataaaactctTCCATGCAGGAAAGGCGAGCCACGCTAGCAAACATATCAAACTTAGTAAAGCGGAGAAACTCGAAGGCTGCAAGCTCGACTGAGCTTTAAATGGCAAAGGTTTTTAATTCGCCCCCTCTTTTACACTATGGACTGCATCAAACGAGCTGCACCACTAACAAGGAGTTTCTTGCACAATACACCAGAGACACAGGTAGCAGGATATCTCACACTGACTTTTAATAGAGCGGACATAGAAAGAGCAGAAGACATTCAAATACACAAAGAGTTATaggcagcggcagctcctccgcaatagcagaggagcgtcgcccccgccagcatcagccactgcaaacctttattaacaaaacgataataaactatgtttatcattTCTTTGTTTAAGGGCTTAACCAAAGGTGatgaggagagtgcactgtgcacacccctcagtgtgcatgtgtgtttcgccggccgtcttgggccatcGAAACACCCATGTGCAGTGTGCtctacagtgccgggctggagagagcaggcataggctccgagtctgcctggatgtgccctgactgggcgctccacccaatcctaacgctgctttcatgcagcattaggattggccgcaggctgggagcatgtgccttctGAGGGGACGAACAGCAGCAGTGCGGCggggcaggtacgttttttttgtttttttaaaaactatttaaaaaaaacaattactatCCACCGCCACGCGCCGCCCTGCCCCGCCCCGCCCTGCCCCGCCCCGCCCCTTTTAATCCCCGTGAGCCACGACTGGTTGCAGCAGGTGTCATATTCAGCTTTACACACGAATAAAAGCATCCACAGTGCTTCACGGCAAGGTAAGCAGTGTTAAAGGTAGGTTTTGTCACACATGGTATATTGAACAACAGCCTGACTGTCTGCTTACCACCTGCAAGGGCTTTATGTACAACTGTTTTTAGAATGTTGATTATGAAAATTATTCAATGTTCCTCGAACCTACCACGACAATAATTGTTGTTGTATAAATTAGTTTTCTCAGCTGACAAGTGTcaagttttta
It contains:
- the LOC138249613 gene encoding taste receptor type 2 member 9-like, with the protein product MAYYSGRSWAAKEVIVANLFLSNGLFSVCYNSVAILNEFFPTCQMGVVPCRLLVLAYIEPSVVSVWVTSMLSVFWWLKIHPVSFFTRLPMKAAWVAPAVMITTWVLWYVVLLPLLFFEARPALNVSISSQCLCLSPSTAGQFTYQYIAVTVGVIVPIVVLVLANACIIRAIIRHRNSIHGQRTLQGSRAHMHVQAAKNVLALTVCFVICWSLHFSTYATEITSYLLIVMLRSSTTNLYSIFSPLIICWGNRHFRDACWNLWVRLRGNEVTSLPDNP